GTTGAGCAGATAAACCTAGATTGGCTTCAATGGTTTGACTGATATCTAGTTTGTTGTGGGCAACTACGTTAGGATCGATTTGCTGTTGAAAGTACTTGATTTGTTGGTGATCGGCAGAACGATAAATTGCTTCTAATCTAACTTGCGTTTTTAAGTATAAAAAAATACTTATATATTCAGAAAAAATACGTCTGTATTCCCTTTTGGAATATGGAAATGGAATTTAAGTATATCGAATCACGACATCGGAAAAGTTGCCGTGCTAAAGTCTGACTGATTCAAAACTACGGTAGCTCGGTCGATTTATGGTATATTACCACCATCAGCTCCTGAGATTGTCTACAAGTAGACTCAAAGTAGTTTCCAGCCACTCTCAAGCTTTTGATTTTGACATATCAAGTTTTAGCTGAATTATTAGCGATGAAAAATTAACTTTAGTAGTATCACAAGCAAACTTAGACAAATCAGCAAGCAGTTCTAATTACAAACGCACAATTATGGTAGATATTAAATTCGCATACTGGATTCCTAACGTCAGCGGGGGGTTAGTGGTAAGTAAAATCCCCCAACGGACAAATTGGACTTATGAATACAATGCTCAACTAGCTCAAACAGCTGAAGAAGTCGGGTTTGAATATGCTTTAGCACAAGCCAGATTTATCGCCAGCTATGGCGCTGAGTACCAGTTAGAAGCATTTACAACCGTATCAGCCCTAGCTCCAGTCACCAAAAAAATAAAGCTAATTGCAGCAGTTCACCCTGGCTTGTGGCATCCGGGAGTAGTTGCTAAAATCGGTTCCAGCATTGATTTTTTGTCCAACGGTAGGTTTGCCCTCAACGTAGTCAGCGGCTGGTTCAAAGATGAATTCACTATCTATGGTGAACCTTGGTTAGACCATGACGAACGCTATCGTCGTTCCGAGGAATTTATCCGTGTTCTCAAAGGTTTGTGGACAGAGGATGAGTTTCACTTCAAAGGCGACTTTTATCGTATCAACGGTGGTTGGGTGAAGCCCAAACCACTTACCCAACCGCATCCAGAAATCTTCCAAGGCGGTAACTCAAAAGCAGCCCGGCGCATGGCTGGGCGGGTGTCTGATTGGTATTTTATGAATGGCAATACTATAGAAGGGGTGCGAGAGCAGATTGCAGAGGTGTCTGCATTAGCTCGTAGTGAAGGACGCAAAATCAAGTTTGGTTTGAATTCCTTTATTATCGTGCGTGATACGGAAGCAGAAGCCCATGAAGTATTGCGCGAGATCATCGCCCAAGCTGATGTGGAAGCGGTTAAGGGATTTGGCGAAGCCGTGAAACAGGCGGGAGCCTCGACTCGTGAACGCGAGGGAATGTGGGCGAATTCCAATTTTGAAGACTTAGTACAGTATAACGATGGCTTCCGGTCAGGTTTGATAGGTACAGCTGACCAAGTAGCCGAGAAGATTCGCCAATTTTATGAAGCCGGAGTTGATTTAATTCTCGGTGGCTTCTTACACTACTCAGATGATTTACCTGCATTTGGTCGTACAGTAATTCCGATTGTGCGGGAACTAGAAGTTAATCGTCAGACATCTGATGAGTTGGTTGTGGTGTAGAGTCACAGGAATATACTTTGTAGGGGCGGGTTTTGTAGATTCAAGCTGTTCTAGATAATAGCTTTACTCACTCCTACAGCAATAATAATTAGCGATGCCAATGGCAAGCGCAAAGTGCTACGCAAATATTAGCGGTTAGTACACATTTTACAATCTCTGACATGAATCGATGGCGTTGCTGAATCAAGGAATGAATCTTGTGGGACAGGCAAAATGCCCACTGTGCAATACAAGGGACGGGCGAGACATCCATGCGACAAAACTATCAAAATCATCCCGCAATTATGCGACATCAAATTAGCTATCTTGTCTATCACCAACTTGAGATGGGTAAGATGTCCATTCTTCAAATGGGATGTGCTGATCAAATACAAATATTTTGCACAGTCTGATAGTAGTGGCGATTATAAGTTACTCAATTACAATCAAGGAGTTTTATCATGACATCAGTAATTAATACTGAACAGCAAGCGCATATTATTCAGGATGATCAAGAAGCGATCGCGATCGCTCACGAACTAGCAGCTGAGTTTGCCAAGGGTGACTCAGAACGCGACCAAACTCGGCGTCTACCTGCCGAAGAAGTGCAAAAGTTCTCCCAAAGCGGATTGTGGGGGATTACAGTCCCTAAAGAGTATGGTGGGGCTTTTGTATCGAATGTCACCTTGGCAGAAGTAGTTAAAATCATCTCCGAAGCTGACTCTAGCCTCGGTCAAATTCCCCAAAATCACCTCTATATGGTGGAAGCAATCCGGTTGGATGGCACACAAGAGCAGAAGAAGTTTTTCTTTGATTTGGTTCTACAAGGTAAGCGCTTTGGTAACGCCTTCTCGGAAATTGGCACTAAGTCTGTCACTGATGTCCAAACAAAGTTAGAACCAGATGGTTCTGACTACGTACTCAATGGACGCAAATACTACTCTGCTGGGGCATTACTAGCACATTGGGTTCCTGTGATTGCTAACCAAGATGGTAAGACAGTGGTGGCATTTGTGGAAAGAGATGCCCCAGGATTGACCTTACTTGATGACTGGACGAGCTTCGGACAGCGTACCACCGCCAGCGGCACTACCATTATTGAAAACGTGAAAGTGAAGGCAGAATACGTGATTCCCCACTATTTAGCCTTTGAGCGGGCTACACCGATGGGTGCGATCGCGCAAATCATCCAAGCTGCTGTAGACGTAGGAATTGCCAAAGCCGCAGTCCGTGACACCATCTACTTTGTCCGCAACCATACCCGCCCTTGGGTTGACAGCAACTTAGAAAAAGGATATGAAGACCCGCTAACACTCTATAATTTAGGCAATGTCCAAATTCAAGTTCACGCTGCTGAAGCATTGCTGCGGCGTGCGGGTGAGTTTATCGACATCGCCAACGAGTCAGGTTTAGAAGAACCCAAGGTAGTTGAAGCATCGATCGCAGTTGCTGAAGCCAAAGCCTTAGCCACCGAAGCATCACTACTAGCTACCAACAAGTTGTTTGAACTAGCAGGTACTAAGTCCACATTGGAGCAATTCAACTATAATCGCCACTGGCGAAATGCCCGCGCTCACACACTCCACGATCCCGTGCGCTGGAAATACTACGCTGTTGGCAACTACTTCCTCAATGGTGTTTATCCCCCACGCCATCCTTGGCTGTAATTGCCGCATTCTATATTGAAAGACTTTTTTAAATTTTGGATTTTGAATTCAGGACTTACGCACGGACTACGATTTTACGTCCGGAGCGAGCTTAGCGTTGTAATCGCAAAAGCTTAGTTTTTCATCAATAGTGCGTAATTCCTAAAATTATTTAATCCAAAATCCAAAATTTAAAATCTAAAATTCGGTGAAGCATTCAAAATCAACGGTTACGTTGACTCTACTTCCCTGCGTCTGGGGACATCATAAGTCATGAAATCATAAGCCATGTCTGTATTGAGAAAAATTGCACGGGCTTCCTGAAGTAAATCCTTCAACTCCAAGGAATTTCCAGGAGCATAGCGGGGACTGAAATGAGTCATAATTAACCGATGCGCTTTAGCGACTAAAGCTGTTTGTGCAGCCATTGTGGTTGTAGAATGCAACCGCTGAAAAGCCATGTCTGCATCTTGATGGGCAAAGGTAGCTTCATGAATTAAAACATCTGCATCTTGCGCCAATTCTACTGCGCCTTCACAATAAACTGTGTCTGTGCAATAAGCAATCTTGCGTCCAATTTCTGTTGGCCCGCACAGTTCTGTACCATTAATCACTCGTCCATCGTTAAGGGTGACTGTTTCACCACGCTTGAGTTGACCGTAAATGCGACCAGGAGGAATTTGCAAAGCCTTGGCTTTTTCTACATCAAAACGTCCTGTTCGGTCTTTTTCTGCTATACGGTAACCAAAGGCAGGAATGCGGTGGTGCAAAGACCCACAGCTAACAGTGAACTCATTATCTTCATAAATCACACCAGGACGGATGGCATGAACTTTGACAGGATAGGAAAAATGTGTATGGGAGTACCGACAAGCAGCTTGGATATATTCATTTAATCCAGCTGGGCCATAGATATCAACTCGTTCCACATTACCAGCTAAGCCGCAACTAGCCAGAAGTCCCATCAAGCCAAAAATGTGGTCGCCGTGCATGTGGGTGACAAAAATTCGGGATAATTGGCTACTTTTCAGCTCACTCCGCAAAAGTTGATGCTGGGTACCTTCGCCACAGTCGAATAACCACAGCTCTGCCCGTTGGGGTAATCTGAGAGCAACGCTGGAAACATTGCGCCCTCTTGTAGGTACACCAGAACTCGTCCCTAAAAATGTTATCTGCACAGCGTTCTTTGGCCTTCCTCTTGCTCAATTGGACTGAAGAAAGGTTAAAGTATGAAGCATGAAGGATAAAAACTTTATCTTTTATTCTCGGTAAGATGAGCATAAATTGATAGAGAAATTTCAGCCCAGCATTTATTTTTCAAGCCCTAGGATTGCTCCTGAGGTTACATCCTTCATACTTTACACTTTACCCTTCTGTTGACGCTCTGTTTTCTATAGTGGCATGGTTGTTGAGCAAAATATTTATGGGAAAAAGTCGGTCAAGCATCGAAAGTATAGTTAAAAACCTTTTTTTGACTCTATTTTCATTGTTTCTTTCATGTCTCTAGGATGCAACTGCTTCTTTAAAGAGGTTTTTTCACTTTTGTTCAGATTAAAAAACGCATAATAATATCTTAATAGTGTAATATCTTTAACAAAGATTTTAAGTGAATAAGGATGGAGTATGAAGACACAACTTATTTCTAAGGTATTACGGAAAGTGCGTCAGCGCGTATTTCCCCTACTGGGGATAGATGAAATAACTGGTACAAAAATATCGTCACGTAATGATTTGTTACATATAGGGACAGGTTATGGTGGCTGGGTGGTTCCGAAAGATTTACTCCAGGCAGAATCTATATGCTACTGCGTCGGCTGTGGGGAAGACATTACATTTGATTTAGGGTTGATAGAAACATTTGACTGCCATGTATACGCTTTTGACCCTACTCCCCGCGCAATCAAGCACGTCAGAGAACACGCTGCCCATTATGACCAATATCATTTCTTTGATATTGGGTTGTGGGATCAAGAGGAAAAATTAAGGTTTTACGCACCAAAAAATCTAGACCATGTATCACACTCAGCCTTAAATCTACAAAAAACCGAAGAATTTTTTGAGGCTAAAGTAGACAGACTGGCAAATATCATGCAGAAGAACGGGCACACTCACATTGACTTACTAAAACTAGATATTGAGGGAGCCGAGTATAAGGTCATAAACTCGATTATTGAAGATAAACTGGATATCAAAATATTATGTATTGAATACGACGAAGCTGGCATTCCCTTAGACACTAATTATAAGAACAGAATAAAACAGTCTGTAGCTAGCATACTTGACTCTGGATACTCAATGGTGTGCGCTCAAAATGTTGGTGGAAATTACACGTTTGTCAAACACGCGTAATAGTTTGTCAACGCCGTTGCTGAATTTAAGTATGAAATTTCCAAATTTGATATTTGAAACTCTTACTCTCTGCGCCTCTGCTTGAGGTAAATTCATACCAGAATTCAGCAACGTCAAGTCAACTAACCAAAGTAATAGTTCAGATCATCAGCAAAAATCATCAGCAAAAATTTGTCAGCTGTTTGGTGATGTAATCTTACTCAAAACCCGATCGCGAATTACCATTAGTTGCTCTTCAGTGCTAACTGGGCTTCTTGGCGCTGGTATTTCCGTATTGGGCCAGGTGATTAAATCGTTGCAAGGACACAACAAAGCTGGCATACCCACATTTCGCATCGCTACTGGCATACTGCAACGACTGCAAGGCGCTAATTCCCATGCTGGTGTCAATAGCTCAGCAATAGTTTCATGAGTACCCTCAAGGTGACATTCGCCTGATTCCGGCAGAAGAATTTGCTGCCAGCAAGCTTCAAATTCATCACTGTAGCGATCGCCTTTTAGCACTGGCTGAGGCACAAAGCTTGCCTGACCATTGCCCATCACTATTTTTTTGCCCAACTGAAACCAGTAGGCAAGATATTTTTTAACTTCTTGTTTGGTTGCCATAGCATAATTATAAAATTAATATGGGTCTATTTTGATATTAAATACTTAATTTGCTATTAAGACTTTGGTGGTGGTAACGGCAAACCAAGAATGCTGAGATTCAACACATGACCACCAGTAACTAAATAGACAGCTTCACAAATTGTACTTAACTGGCGCACCAAAGAACCCAGGCGATCGCGGAATGTCCGCCCCAGTGGATAAGCTGGCACAACGCCCCAACCGGTTTCTTCTGCTACAAATATCATATCAGCAGCAACGAGTTCCACAGTTTCTAACAACTCCAAGAGGGTGTTTTCCCAACTAGCC
Above is a window of Nostoc sp. UHCC 0702 DNA encoding:
- a CDS encoding ribonuclease Z, with protein sequence MQITFLGTSSGVPTRGRNVSSVALRLPQRAELWLFDCGEGTQHQLLRSELKSSQLSRIFVTHMHGDHIFGLMGLLASCGLAGNVERVDIYGPAGLNEYIQAACRYSHTHFSYPVKVHAIRPGVIYEDNEFTVSCGSLHHRIPAFGYRIAEKDRTGRFDVEKAKALQIPPGRIYGQLKRGETVTLNDGRVINGTELCGPTEIGRKIAYCTDTVYCEGAVELAQDADVLIHEATFAHQDADMAFQRLHSTTTMAAQTALVAKAHRLIMTHFSPRYAPGNSLELKDLLQEARAIFLNTDMAYDFMTYDVPRRREVEST
- the sfnG gene encoding dimethyl sulfone monooxygenase SfnG, producing MVDIKFAYWIPNVSGGLVVSKIPQRTNWTYEYNAQLAQTAEEVGFEYALAQARFIASYGAEYQLEAFTTVSALAPVTKKIKLIAAVHPGLWHPGVVAKIGSSIDFLSNGRFALNVVSGWFKDEFTIYGEPWLDHDERYRRSEEFIRVLKGLWTEDEFHFKGDFYRINGGWVKPKPLTQPHPEIFQGGNSKAARRMAGRVSDWYFMNGNTIEGVREQIAEVSALARSEGRKIKFGLNSFIIVRDTEAEAHEVLREIIAQADVEAVKGFGEAVKQAGASTREREGMWANSNFEDLVQYNDGFRSGLIGTADQVAEKIRQFYEAGVDLILGGFLHYSDDLPAFGRTVIPIVRELEVNRQTSDELVVV
- a CDS encoding FkbM family methyltransferase; this encodes MKTQLISKVLRKVRQRVFPLLGIDEITGTKISSRNDLLHIGTGYGGWVVPKDLLQAESICYCVGCGEDITFDLGLIETFDCHVYAFDPTPRAIKHVREHAAHYDQYHFFDIGLWDQEEKLRFYAPKNLDHVSHSALNLQKTEEFFEAKVDRLANIMQKNGHTHIDLLKLDIEGAEYKVINSIIEDKLDIKILCIEYDEAGIPLDTNYKNRIKQSVASILDSGYSMVCAQNVGGNYTFVKHA
- a CDS encoding SfnB family sulfur acquisition oxidoreductase, with translation MTSVINTEQQAHIIQDDQEAIAIAHELAAEFAKGDSERDQTRRLPAEEVQKFSQSGLWGITVPKEYGGAFVSNVTLAEVVKIISEADSSLGQIPQNHLYMVEAIRLDGTQEQKKFFFDLVLQGKRFGNAFSEIGTKSVTDVQTKLEPDGSDYVLNGRKYYSAGALLAHWVPVIANQDGKTVVAFVERDAPGLTLLDDWTSFGQRTTASGTTIIENVKVKAEYVIPHYLAFERATPMGAIAQIIQAAVDVGIAKAAVRDTIYFVRNHTRPWVDSNLEKGYEDPLTLYNLGNVQIQVHAAEALLRRAGEFIDIANESGLEEPKVVEASIAVAEAKALATEASLLATNKLFELAGTKSTLEQFNYNRHWRNARAHTLHDPVRWKYYAVGNYFLNGVYPPRHPWL